A stretch of Thermodesulfovibrionales bacterium DNA encodes these proteins:
- a CDS encoding type I restriction endonuclease subunit R, whose translation MPKSIFNEDNLSEKPAIEQLRRLGYTYINGDELDPELKEHCERTSRREVVLVSRLRKKLKEINKDVADNGIEKAVRRVTHIQAEGLIEANQKFHKDLVAGICIDQDIGGKRQKKTVRFIDFDNPDNNEFLVVNQFWVKGPSETDRPDIVIFINGIPFVVIECKSPVAKQTGLSKALTQLVRYQEEIPQLFHTNQILIGLNLFGAKYGSVGAEPEQFHEWKDKGTEKFPNMAEHPSVREMLELGLIEKGDLSDNPTAQEVLIAGVLNKNNLLDIIRNFIVYEYDKGKTVKKVCRYQQFRAVNKILKRVTQEDEKRGIIWHWQGSGKSLTMLYAAVKLRREEKRLKNPTIIIVTDRVDLDKQIGKTFRNCNFPNPIQIKEKGGTHKKLYELLSHNVGQTILTTVFLFRKETDEPISKSDNIIVMTDEAHRTQYGFYALNMRKALPNASFFAFTGTPLDKRDRNTYRHFSPAGEKYLDAYTIKNAEDDEEIVPVKYASRLVKLQVVGNSIDNLFNELFYDKTEEERARLKRKYATVETLSKAERRIEKVVRDIVDHFNAVIRPNGFKAQVVTVDRESTVKYKNTLDRFISPERSVVVMTVGNDDPREWKERYKLTPEKEESIKEAFIDPRNPLEFLIVCDKLLTGFDAPVEQVMYLDKRLREHTLLQAIARTNRTFPRKNFGLVVDYVGVGKELAEALVMFDKEDLEGIFGAEDVKKELANLAYWHKETMKFFEKVKRSGARPEDILQKCMEILEPEDVRAHFDMTFRELARSMDFLMPDPIVSPHIEDFKFLGAIREGAKNLYRDDRLGLEDCSKKVETLIHAHIVDTGIEEILEPINITAPDFREKLEAKGSVRAKASHIEYAIKQTILEKISEDPVFYGSLKDKLESLIAEDRQERKDEAEYLKKLLEMKEHEARREVYAKSLGLKDTKELAFYGLLQPLKETLFHNSDKEQAAFTKEIMRVIEDRRVIDWPEKEDIVREMRSVIRRKLKAKGCPKGEIEPLIYGIVNLATIRMKDL comes from the coding sequence ATGCCAAAGTCGATATTTAATGAAGATAACCTTTCCGAAAAGCCTGCCATCGAGCAGTTGAGGCGGCTCGGTTATACGTATATCAACGGCGATGAATTAGACCCTGAATTGAAAGAGCACTGCGAGCGCACGAGCAGGCGGGAAGTTGTTCTTGTCTCAAGGCTGAGGAAGAAACTGAAAGAGATCAATAAAGATGTCGCCGACAATGGAATCGAGAAGGCCGTCAGGCGTGTCACTCATATTCAGGCCGAAGGGCTTATCGAGGCCAATCAAAAGTTTCATAAAGACCTTGTCGCCGGGATATGCATCGATCAGGACATTGGTGGGAAGAGGCAGAAAAAAACTGTCCGGTTCATAGATTTCGATAACCCCGACAATAACGAGTTTCTGGTCGTCAACCAGTTCTGGGTAAAAGGCCCGTCTGAAACAGACAGACCTGATATTGTCATCTTTATAAACGGTATCCCGTTTGTTGTTATTGAATGCAAAAGTCCTGTCGCAAAGCAGACCGGATTAAGTAAGGCGCTGACTCAACTCGTCCGTTATCAGGAAGAGATTCCGCAGTTGTTCCACACGAATCAGATACTTATTGGCTTGAATCTTTTCGGCGCAAAGTATGGTTCAGTCGGCGCAGAACCTGAGCAATTCCACGAATGGAAAGATAAAGGCACTGAGAAGTTCCCGAATATGGCTGAACATCCGAGCGTCAGGGAGATGCTTGAGCTTGGACTCATCGAGAAAGGCGACTTATCAGATAATCCCACTGCCCAGGAAGTGCTCATCGCCGGGGTGCTCAATAAGAACAATCTGCTGGATATCATCAGGAATTTTATTGTCTATGAGTATGACAAGGGAAAGACAGTCAAGAAGGTCTGCAGGTATCAGCAATTCAGGGCAGTCAATAAGATTCTCAAACGGGTGACCCAGGAAGATGAAAAGCGGGGCATAATCTGGCATTGGCAGGGCTCCGGCAAGTCTCTTACCATGCTCTATGCTGCGGTCAAGCTGAGGCGTGAAGAGAAAAGGCTGAAAAACCCCACAATCATCATTGTTACAGACCGGGTTGACCTTGACAAGCAGATCGGCAAGACCTTCAGGAACTGCAATTTCCCGAATCCGATCCAGATAAAGGAGAAGGGCGGCACGCATAAGAAGCTCTATGAACTGCTCAGTCACAATGTCGGGCAGACGATCCTCACTACGGTCTTCCTCTTCAGAAAAGAGACGGATGAGCCCATATCAAAGTCTGACAATATTATTGTGATGACAGACGAAGCCCACAGAACACAATACGGCTTTTATGCCTTGAACATGAGAAAGGCGCTCCCGAATGCATCATTCTTTGCCTTTACCGGGACACCTCTTGATAAGCGCGACAGAAACACATATCGGCATTTCAGTCCGGCGGGCGAAAAATACCTCGATGCCTACACTATCAAAAACGCGGAAGATGATGAGGAGATTGTCCCGGTCAAATACGCGAGTAGGCTGGTAAAGCTTCAGGTGGTCGGCAATTCCATCGATAATCTGTTCAACGAGCTCTTTTACGACAAGACGGAGGAGGAAAGGGCACGACTGAAAAGGAAATACGCCACTGTCGAGACACTCTCCAAAGCGGAACGGCGTATCGAGAAGGTTGTGAGGGACATAGTCGATCATTTCAATGCTGTGATAAGGCCGAACGGCTTTAAAGCACAGGTGGTGACAGTCGACCGGGAGAGCACAGTCAAGTATAAGAATACCCTTGACAGGTTCATATCACCGGAGCGCTCAGTGGTGGTAATGACCGTAGGCAATGATGACCCAAGAGAGTGGAAGGAGAGATACAAACTCACGCCTGAAAAAGAAGAGAGTATTAAAGAGGCATTTATCGATCCAAGGAATCCGCTGGAATTTCTGATCGTCTGCGATAAGCTCCTGACCGGGTTTGATGCCCCTGTCGAACAGGTGATGTATCTGGATAAACGGTTGAGAGAGCACACCCTTCTCCAGGCAATCGCAAGGACCAATCGCACTTTTCCCAGAAAGAATTTCGGGCTCGTGGTCGACTATGTCGGCGTTGGTAAAGAACTCGCTGAGGCATTGGTGATGTTTGATAAGGAAGACCTTGAAGGTATCTTCGGAGCTGAGGATGTCAAAAAAGAACTGGCTAATCTTGCTTACTGGCATAAAGAGACCATGAAATTCTTCGAAAAGGTGAAGCGGTCAGGAGCCAGACCTGAAGACATTTTGCAGAAATGCATGGAGATACTGGAGCCGGAGGACGTGAGGGCACACTTCGACATGACATTCAGAGAACTTGCAAGAAGCATGGATTTTCTTATGCCGGACCCGATAGTCAGCCCACATATCGAAGACTTCAAGTTTTTGGGAGCGATCCGTGAGGGTGCCAAGAACCTATATCGTGACGATCGACTAGGCCTTGAAGATTGCAGCAAGAAAGTTGAGACCCTCATTCACGCCCACATAGTGGATACGGGCATAGAGGAGATTCTTGAACCCATTAATATTACTGCGCCTGATTTTAGGGAAAAGCTTGAAGCTAAAGGCAGTGTAAGGGCAAAGGCGAGCCATATTGAATATGCCATAAAACAGACTATTCTGGAAAAGATATCCGAAGATCCTGTTTTTTATGGTTCGCTCAAAGATAAGCTCGAATCATTGATTGCAGAGGACAGGCAAGAGAGAAAAGACGAGGCTGAATATCTGAAAAAGCTTTTGGAAATGAAGGAGCACGAAGCGAGGAGAGAGGTTTATGCCAAATCGCTGGGATTAAAGGATACAAAGGAGTTAGCGTTTTATGGACTGCTCCAGCCACTGAAAGAAACCCTCTTCCACAATTCTGATAAGGAGCAGGCTGCGTTTACAAAAGAGATTATGAGAGTAATTGAAGACAGGCGTGTTATTGATTGGCCCGAAAAAGAAGATATTGTCCGCGAAATGAGGAGCGTTATTCGGAGAAAACTAAAAGCCAAAGGATGTCCGAAAGGAGAAATCGAGCCCCTGATCTACGGTATTGTAAACCTTGCAACCATTCGAATGAAGGACCTTTAG
- a CDS encoding restriction endonuclease subunit S, translating to MSQVRSLQTGIKLKDTPIGKIPVDWEVLSLSQVTEINMGQSPSSQDCHDYEEGLPFYQGNADFGPKYPTARRWCKRPLKIAQEGDILISVRAPVGEINITPHECCIGRGLGAIRATKIDSSFLHQSMLFHRKALEKVSQGSTFESINRKDLSDFMIFAPSIPEQKKIAEILTTVDDAIEETDRIIEKTKELRKGLMQKLLTRGIGHKKFRKTEIGAIPEEWEVARLKEIANVRYGLGQPPALDDNGIPMVRATNIHEGAISKTGLISVKREAIPTSRNPFLTEGDIIVVRSGAYTGDIGLITKEWEGAVAGYDLVVTPSSRVNSIFLTNYLLSNIIQKGYFASLRERSAQPHLNSLQVEETPIALPPIPEQKKIAEVLSSTHTEIKQEEVQKTYFKSLKKSLMQVLLTGRVRVKLH from the coding sequence ATGAGTCAGGTAAGAAGTCTACAAACAGGAATTAAGCTTAAAGACACGCCGATAGGGAAGATACCAGTGGATTGGGAAGTCTTGTCATTATCTCAAGTAACAGAAATCAATATGGGACAGTCTCCTTCTTCTCAAGATTGTCATGATTATGAAGAAGGATTGCCATTCTATCAGGGTAATGCTGATTTTGGCCCAAAGTATCCAACCGCACGGAGGTGGTGTAAGAGGCCTCTAAAGATTGCTCAAGAAGGTGATATCTTAATTAGTGTGCGTGCTCCTGTTGGTGAAATCAACATTACACCTCACGAATGTTGTATTGGCAGAGGGCTTGGAGCGATACGAGCTACTAAAATAGATTCTAGCTTTTTGCATCAGTCAATGCTCTTTCACAGAAAGGCATTGGAAAAGGTTTCACAAGGGAGTACATTTGAATCTATAAACAGAAAAGACCTTTCTGATTTCATGATTTTTGCCCCCTCGATTCCCGAACAAAAAAAGATCGCTGAGATTTTGACGACTGTAGATGATGCCATTGAGGAGACAGACAGGATTATTGAGAAGACAAAAGAACTCAGGAAAGGGCTGATGCAGAAACTCCTCACTCGCGGTATCGGGCATAAGAAGTTTAGGAAGACAGAGATTGGAGCAATACCAGAGGAGTGGGAAGTAGCAAGGCTCAAAGAAATTGCGAATGTTCGCTATGGACTGGGTCAGCCTCCTGCATTAGATGATAATGGAATTCCAATGGTTCGAGCTACTAACATACACGAAGGAGCAATCAGCAAGACTGGCTTGATATCAGTTAAACGTGAGGCTATTCCTACATCTCGAAATCCTTTTTTAACAGAAGGTGACATTATAGTGGTTCGTAGCGGTGCATATACGGGCGATATAGGGCTTATTACCAAAGAATGGGAAGGGGCGGTTGCTGGTTACGATTTGGTGGTGACTCCATCGAGCAGAGTTAATTCCATATTTTTAACTAACTACCTGCTGTCAAACATCATCCAGAAAGGGTATTTTGCATCGCTTAGGGAAAGGTCTGCTCAACCACATCTAAATTCCTTGCAGGTTGAAGAAACGCCCATAGCTTTACCTCCGATTCCAGAACAAAAGAAAATTGCAGAAGTTCTCAGTTCCACACATACAGAGATAAAACAAGAGGAAGTGCAGAAAACATATTTTAAATCTCTCAAAAAATCCCTCATGCAGGTTTTATTAACCGGCAGAGTTAGAGTAAAATTGCACTAA
- a CDS encoding DUF6036 family nucleotidyltransferase — protein sequence MAIPELVVCGGSALNVLGLVRRVTKDVDVVAFTERNSEGKVHLKKAEPFPQELEQAAKKVARDFNLPEKWLNTGPTSAVDFGLPKGLMDRVETKQFGKSLIIHFLSRYDQICFKLYAAVDQGIGKHYNDLLSLEPSAEELERAARWSMTHDVSETYRQSVKDLLRHMGHEDVAERL from the coding sequence GTGGCAATACCCGAATTGGTTGTTTGCGGTGGCTCTGCGCTGAATGTGCTCGGCCTCGTCAGGCGTGTGACAAAGGATGTTGATGTCGTCGCGTTTACTGAGAGAAATTCTGAGGGAAAAGTCCATCTTAAGAAAGCCGAGCCCTTTCCTCAAGAACTTGAACAAGCCGCTAAGAAGGTGGCTCGGGACTTTAATCTCCCCGAAAAGTGGCTTAATACAGGACCGACCTCCGCAGTCGACTTCGGTCTGCCGAAAGGTTTGATGGACAGAGTTGAGACAAAACAGTTTGGGAAGTCGTTGATCATCCATTTCCTCAGCAGATACGACCAGATCTGTTTCAAGCTTTACGCAGCGGTAGATCAGGGGATAGGAAAACACTATAATGACCTCTTGTCCTTAGAGCCCAGCGCGGAAGAGTTGGAAAGAGCTGCCCGCTGGAGTATGACACATGATGTATCCGAGACATACAGGCAAAGTGTGAAAGACCTGTTAAGACACATGGGGCATGAAGATGTCGCAGAGAGACTTTAG
- a CDS encoding type I restriction-modification system subunit M — protein sequence MEEITLEKLESHLWESANILRGSIDASDYKNYIFGLLFLKRLSDVFDEEGERIEKETKDKELAWKTPDEHEFFVPRKGHWNYIKTKTQNLGEVLNTANEALEEANVGKLEGVLSATDFNDKDRLPDEILSKLITHFSKISLRNANLSDPDILGRAYEYLIAQFADDAGKKGGEFYTPKEVVKLLVEILDPHERMRICDPACGSGGMLIQSVHHLRENHQNWKNISLYGQERNLGTWAICKMNMLLHGIPVKLEKGDTLRKPRLLSENGKLTEFDIVVANPPFSLKNWGYEEAQHDPYRRFRFGIPPKGYGDYAFVQHMITTLNATGRAGVVLPHGALFRGGAEGKIRQGILEEDLLEAVIGLPSNLFYGTGIPACLFVINKNKAKERKGKVFFLYGANDYLEGKNQNRLREQDIEKIVEAYRGYKAIEKYCRPVSLDEIRSNEYNLNIARYIDVTEEEEVIDVQKVINELKELKKERMRTEDKMNAFLEELGYRI from the coding sequence ATGGAAGAAATAACGTTAGAAAAACTCGAATCCCATCTCTGGGAGTCAGCCAATATACTCCGGGGCAGCATAGATGCCTCTGACTATAAGAACTACATCTTTGGATTGCTATTCCTGAAACGTCTTTCGGACGTCTTCGATGAGGAAGGTGAAAGGATTGAAAAAGAAACAAAGGACAAGGAATTGGCCTGGAAGACGCCGGACGAACATGAATTCTTCGTCCCTCGCAAAGGTCACTGGAATTACATAAAGACTAAGACTCAAAACCTTGGAGAAGTCCTTAATACGGCCAACGAAGCGCTTGAAGAGGCAAACGTCGGAAAACTGGAAGGAGTTCTTTCAGCCACTGATTTTAATGACAAGGACCGTCTTCCCGATGAGATACTCTCAAAGCTTATTACCCACTTTTCCAAAATCTCCCTGCGCAATGCCAACCTTTCGGATCCGGACATTTTAGGAAGAGCTTACGAATACCTTATAGCCCAGTTTGCCGATGACGCCGGGAAGAAGGGCGGTGAGTTTTATACGCCAAAAGAAGTGGTTAAGCTTCTTGTGGAGATACTGGACCCTCATGAGAGGATGCGCATTTGCGACCCTGCCTGCGGCTCCGGCGGCATGCTTATACAGTCGGTACATCATCTGCGAGAGAACCATCAGAACTGGAAGAACATATCGCTCTATGGCCAGGAAAGAAACTTAGGCACATGGGCTATCTGCAAGATGAACATGCTTCTGCACGGGATACCTGTCAAGCTTGAAAAGGGCGATACGCTCCGGAAGCCTAGACTTCTTTCTGAAAACGGTAAACTTACGGAATTCGACATTGTTGTTGCAAACCCACCCTTTTCCTTAAAGAACTGGGGTTACGAGGAAGCCCAACATGACCCTTACAGAAGGTTCCGCTTCGGTATACCACCCAAAGGTTACGGTGATTATGCTTTTGTTCAGCACATGATCACAACTCTAAATGCAACGGGAAGGGCAGGAGTGGTGCTTCCCCACGGGGCTTTGTTCAGGGGAGGCGCTGAGGGCAAGATCAGGCAGGGCATTCTGGAAGAGGATCTGCTGGAGGCTGTGATAGGGTTGCCCTCAAACCTTTTTTACGGGACCGGCATTCCTGCATGTCTCTTTGTGATTAATAAGAACAAGGCCAAAGAGCGTAAAGGAAAAGTCTTCTTTCTTTACGGCGCCAACGATTATCTCGAAGGGAAAAACCAGAACAGGCTCAGGGAACAGGATATTGAGAAGATTGTTGAAGCTTATAGGGGATACAAGGCAATCGAGAAGTACTGCCGTCCTGTCTCACTGGATGAGATTCGCTCGAACGAGTACAACCTCAATATTGCCAGATATATTGATGTAACGGAAGAAGAAGAGGTGATTGACGTTCAGAAGGTTATTAATGAACTGAAAGAGTTAAAAAAGGAACGGATGAGGACAGAAGACAAGATGAATGCTTTCCTGGAGGAACTTGGGTACAGGATTTAG
- a CDS encoding DEAD/DEAH box helicase: MSFISFNLHPRIAAGVKALGYNTPTLIQRQAIPPVLQGHDVMGLAQTGTGKTAAFVLPILDRLMKGPRRTVRALVIAPTRELAEQIHQAIGSMGQQTGLRSTTVYGGVNANPQIQKLRAGVEIVVACPGRLLDHIHQGTINLSHLEVLVLDEADRMFDMGFLPDIRKIIKHVPARRQTLLFSATMPDDIRGLAHEVLRAPVTVQIDPAVPADTVAHALYPVDHHLKTELLLELLRHTDTESVLIFTRTKHRAKRLGQQLERAGYRAASLQGNLSQNRRQAALDGFRDGSYQILVATDIAARGIDVSRISHVINYDMPDTADAYTHRIGRTGRAAKTGDAFTFIVREDEDMVRNIERLLGEKIERRTLKDFDYKKAAPARDTEFARPPRNSQRGRQQNRLEPSRARAVTQQNIRPSGSSEARKTGQGDPPRRPASGNAEVRKPLQRGLAHRRSAHQPSPGSTTDKYRPHRSATGR, translated from the coding sequence ATGAGTTTTATTTCGTTCAATCTCCATCCGCGGATTGCGGCCGGTGTTAAGGCGCTCGGCTATAACACACCAACCCTTATCCAACGCCAGGCCATCCCGCCTGTTCTCCAGGGACACGACGTTATGGGCCTTGCCCAGACCGGAACAGGCAAAACTGCAGCCTTTGTTCTGCCGATTCTCGATCGCCTGATGAAAGGGCCGCGTCGCACCGTCCGCGCCCTCGTCATCGCCCCTACCCGCGAACTGGCAGAGCAGATACATCAGGCGATCGGCAGCATGGGACAGCAGACCGGCCTCCGGAGCACAACCGTCTACGGAGGCGTAAACGCGAACCCGCAGATACAAAAATTGCGCGCAGGAGTCGAGATCGTCGTTGCATGTCCCGGCCGTCTGCTCGATCACATCCATCAGGGCACGATCAACCTTTCGCATCTGGAAGTGCTCGTGCTGGACGAGGCAGACCGCATGTTCGATATGGGATTCCTGCCTGATATCCGGAAGATCATCAAGCACGTGCCGGCCAGGCGCCAAACCCTCTTGTTCTCCGCAACCATGCCGGATGATATACGGGGGCTGGCCCACGAAGTCCTGCGCGCCCCGGTCACCGTGCAGATCGATCCAGCTGTACCAGCTGACACCGTCGCGCATGCGCTCTACCCGGTCGATCACCACCTCAAAACCGAGCTTCTCCTCGAACTGCTACGCCATACCGACACAGAGTCGGTCCTCATCTTCACGCGTACCAAGCACCGTGCCAAGCGTTTGGGGCAGCAGCTGGAGAGGGCCGGCTACCGCGCCGCGTCGCTCCAGGGGAACCTGTCGCAGAACAGACGCCAGGCCGCACTTGACGGATTCCGTGACGGCTCTTACCAGATCCTTGTTGCGACCGACATCGCGGCCCGTGGCATCGATGTCTCAAGGATATCTCACGTCATCAACTATGACATGCCAGATACCGCAGACGCCTACACTCACCGTATCGGCCGCACCGGTCGCGCCGCAAAGACCGGAGATGCCTTCACGTTTATCGTCCGTGAGGACGAGGACATGGTCCGCAACATCGAGCGCCTCCTCGGTGAAAAGATAGAACGTCGCACTCTGAAAGACTTCGATTATAAGAAAGCTGCACCGGCGCGCGATACCGAGTTTGCCCGCCCTCCGCGAAACTCGCAGCGCGGTCGGCAGCAAAATAGACTGGAACCATCCAGGGCCCGCGCCGTTACACAGCAGAATATCCGCCCAAGCGGAAGTTCAGAAGCCCGGAAGACCGGTCAAGGCGACCCTCCGCGGAGGCCAGCATCGGGGAATGCAGAAGTCCGGAAACCTCTGCAGCGCGGGCTTGCCCATCGTCGGTCCGCCCATCAGCCTTCCCCCGGTTCAACCACAGACAAATATCGTCCGCATAGGTCCGCCACCGGTCGGTGA
- a CDS encoding cold shock domain-containing protein → MAMTKGKVKWFNDSKGFGFITRDDGSDVFVHHASIQSNGFKTLAEGDMVSFDVEKGPKGPNAINVVKL, encoded by the coding sequence ATTGCAATGACTAAAGGAAAAGTAAAATGGTTCAACGATTCCAAAGGCTTTGGCTTCATTACGAGAGATGACGGTTCGGATGTCTTTGTCCACCACGCTTCCATTCAGAGCAACGGGTTCAAGACCCTCGCCGAAGGTGACATGGTGAGCTTTGACGTTGAAAAGGGCCCGAAGGGTCCTAACGCGATCAACGTCGTTAAACTGTGA
- the dnaJ gene encoding molecular chaperone DnaJ, with protein MPAVKDYYELLGVSKDASQDDIKKAFRKLARKYHPDLNPGDKSSEQKFKEINEAYTVLSDPKKREEYDHYGKSPFEAGGPWYEESRAPRYEDIFDFGMGDIFGDIFGRETRAEQPYARGSDVLMGLTVSLEEAFSGTQKTIAINRQTSCQSCRGTGAETYDVCPRCKGSGKLQSSKGFFRMQQTCSDCGGTGKKTTRVCKACGGKGIIFSTDSVKVKIPPGVDNGSRVKLKGLGNAGSLGGQPGDLYIEITVRAHPILRREGDDLHVEVPLTFGEAALGAKIEVPTMDGVAVMTIPPGTQSGQKFKLTGKGFPAPKTGTRGNQYVTIKIAVPKDLNNRTKEAIREIESSYRENPRKGLFNR; from the coding sequence ATGCCGGCCGTTAAAGATTATTATGAATTACTTGGCGTCAGCAAAGACGCGTCTCAAGATGATATCAAGAAGGCCTTCAGGAAACTTGCGCGCAAATACCACCCTGACTTGAACCCAGGAGACAAGTCCTCAGAGCAGAAGTTCAAAGAGATCAACGAGGCCTACACCGTGCTTTCCGACCCCAAGAAAAGGGAAGAGTATGATCATTATGGGAAAAGCCCCTTTGAAGCTGGTGGTCCATGGTATGAAGAGAGCAGGGCCCCAAGGTATGAAGATATCTTCGATTTCGGCATGGGGGACATCTTTGGAGACATCTTCGGTAGGGAAACGAGGGCAGAACAGCCCTATGCCAGAGGATCGGATGTTCTCATGGGTCTTACCGTCTCCCTTGAGGAGGCCTTCTCAGGCACCCAGAAGACCATAGCGATCAACCGCCAGACCTCTTGTCAATCATGCCGTGGAACAGGAGCGGAGACGTACGACGTCTGTCCCAGATGTAAAGGAAGCGGCAAATTGCAGTCTTCAAAGGGTTTCTTCAGAATGCAGCAGACCTGCAGTGACTGTGGAGGAACTGGCAAGAAGACAACCAGGGTATGCAAGGCCTGCGGAGGGAAGGGGATCATCTTCTCCACCGATTCCGTCAAGGTGAAGATACCTCCCGGCGTCGACAACGGTTCGAGGGTGAAACTGAAGGGCCTCGGCAACGCGGGTTCTCTTGGCGGGCAACCAGGAGACCTCTACATCGAGATTACGGTAAGAGCCCATCCCATTCTCAGGCGTGAGGGTGATGACCTGCATGTCGAGGTTCCCCTGACCTTCGGTGAGGCAGCTCTCGGGGCAAAGATAGAAGTTCCGACCATGGATGGCGTGGCGGTGATGACTATCCCACCTGGCACACAGAGCGGCCAGAAGTTTAAGCTGACAGGGAAAGGTTTTCCAGCACCGAAGACCGGGACAAGGGGAAACCAGTATGTGACTATCAAGATAGCGGTCCCAAAGGACCTGAACAACAGGACAAAAGAGGCAATCAGAGAAATAGAGTCATCTTACCGGGAGAATCCAAGGAAAGGATTATTCAACAGATGA
- a CDS encoding MerR family transcriptional regulator — translation MKDSEDKKQPVFMISVVSRMLGVHPQTLRLYEREGLVAPYRIKRMRLYSQEDVERLSMIIRLTRELGVNRAGVDVILRLRHRLEVLQKEMDEMMKFLEDDLRTDFEQRLKKLFFEE, via the coding sequence ATGAAGGACTCGGAAGACAAAAAACAGCCGGTATTTATGATCAGTGTTGTCTCAAGGATGCTGGGTGTCCATCCCCAGACATTGCGGCTTTATGAACGTGAGGGACTGGTAGCCCCTTACCGGATAAAGAGGATGAGATTGTATTCGCAGGAGGATGTTGAACGGCTATCGATGATCATCAGGCTCACCCGTGAACTCGGCGTCAACAGGGCAGGGGTTGACGTCATCCTCAGACTGAGACACCGGTTGGAGGTCCTCCAGAAAGAGATGGATGAGATGATGAAATTTCTTGAGGATGACCTTAGGACCGATTTTGAACAGAGATTGAAAAAATTATTTTTTGAAGAGTAG